One part of the Sebastes fasciatus isolate fSebFas1 chromosome 8, fSebFas1.pri, whole genome shotgun sequence genome encodes these proteins:
- the cacna1fb gene encoding calcium channel, voltage-dependent, L type, alpha 1F subunit isoform X1, which translates to MYEERHRGGGRNGYANAVDGEEGGGEGEEEEEGGEGDGGGGGGGGGGGGGGGGGGGEEERDTEWDEELDGEDEGAVRMTRTDTLHSTTSSTGTQRRRGQHAKKQVQGSNQVQRAPRALYCLKLNNPIRRAALSIVEWKPFDIFILLAIFANCVALGVSKPFPEDDSNSTNHDLEQVEYVFLIIFTIETFLKILAYGLVMHPSSYIRNGWNLLDFVIVIVGLFSVVLETMTHKSGEVATTHHVPGKPGGLDVKALRAFRVLRPLRLVSGVPSLQIVLNSIMKAMVPLLHIALLVLFVIIIYAIIGLELFIGRMHRTCYYKSAETYAEDDPVPCAFAGNGRQCNVNGTECRGRWDGPNGGITNFDNFFFAMLTVFQCITMEGWTDVLYWMNDAIGFELPWVYFVSLVIFGSFFVLNLVLGVLSGEFSKEREKAKARGDFQKLREKQQMEEDLCGYMDWITQAEDMDELDEDGNPRPSLGDLSDKKRGKFGWFSHSTETHASLPASETASENTENIDEEHTNCCQACCSRMMKISCCRTLRRWNRVCRRNCRTAVKSVTFYWLVLLLVFLNTSLSASEHYNQPDWLTQAQDIANKVLLSLFTVEMLLKMYSLGLAHYFVAFFNRFDCFVVCGGIVETILVELGIMPPLGISVLRCVRLLRIFKVTRHWTALSNLVASLLNSMKSIASLLLLLFLFLIIFALLGMQLFGGKFNFDETQTKRSTFDAFPQALLTCFQILTGEDWNMVMYDGIMAYGGPVFPGMIVCVYFVILFICGNYILLNVFLAIAVDNLAGGDGDKKTDKKTEGPKEEVVGEGKAEEEEEEEEEEEEEEEEEEEEVKVDIDEDTEYEEEEELPEGEDDGGAQLKMADLAPPKEKVLPIPEGSAFFCLSKTNPIRRACHTLIHHHIFTNLILVFIILSSCSLAAEDPIRAHSFRNNILGYADYAFTSIFTVEILFKMMVHGAFLHQGSFCRNWFNLLDLLVVSVSLVSFFLHSSAISVVKILRVLRVLRPLRAINRAKGLKHVVQCVFVAIKTIGNIMIVTTLLQFMFACIGVQLFKGKFYRCTDEAKHTPEQCKGTFVVYKDGDVSHPMVRERIWLNSDFNFDNVLMGMMALFTVSTFEGWPALLYKAIDANGENTGPIYNYRVEISIFFIVYIIIIAFFMMNIFVGFVIITFREQGEQEYKNCELDKNQRQCVEYALKAQPLKLYIPKNPVQYKFWSIINSTGFEYVMFVLILLNTVTLAVQHYEQSKTFSHIMDILNMVFTGLFTVEMLLKLLALRLRHYFVDAWNSFDALIVVGSVVDIVVTEFSSGEDSSRVSITFFRLFRVMRLVKLLSKGEGIRTLLWTFIKSLQALPYVALLIALIFFIYAVVGMQTFGKVAMQDLTQINRNNNFQTFPQAVLLLFRCATGEAWQEIMLASLPGKRCDPESDYEPGEEFSCGSNFAIVYFISFFMLCAFLIINLFVAVIMDNFDYLTRDWSILGPHHLDEFKRIWSEYDPEAKGRIKHLDVVALLRRIQPPLGFGKLCPHRVACKRLVAMNMPLNADGMVTFNATLFALVRTALKIKTEGNPDQVNEELRVIIKKIWKRMKPKLLDEVIPPHEEEEVTVGKFYATFLIQDYFRKFRKRKEQGDLDGEADATNPSAIQLCKAGLKTLQDLGPEMRLALNEDLDDEDEALMEDDELDEDVAYQGDGFAPEKDRRGSILTTPTGPGGVVGDGGVSNGGLVHRVGSLTKMPNGNEHEEHLRRGDNTRSSITHHHHRRPSVKNGVLEHAHKRPSYHKHPRRDSRDRYWRNGDMEAYGEQGYYSREEDNDSISSRDRHYPDEPPLYRDHYDGHYTNSSYGNGYSEARRTTRRRLLPATPTGRKPSFNIQCLRRQGSSDDLPIPGTYHPTSPPRRTSTQQKFSSYESRHSSGNSSVASSASWANPCPRRGRLLYAPLILVEEEGSPPWGGGGGGGGGGVGGGGGEGKKGGAGRGVNLTGAAPRPAWYGGPAGTSAPPPYRAYTTLRVPSQLGAQLTEKRGSADSLVEAVLISEGLGLYARDPKFVAFAKREIADACHMTVDEMESAASDLLGTGSHAFLGNTVAADPAALYSDEEPIRTGRDEDELADEMTCVTSF; encoded by the exons gAACAAGTGGAGTACGTCTTCCTCATCATCTTCACCATAGAGACCTTCCTGAAGATCTTGGCCTACGGTCTGGTGATGCACCCCAGCTCCTACATCCGCAACGGCTGGAACCTGCTCGACttcgtcatcgtcatcgtcgG GTTGTTCAGCGTCGTCTTGGAGACGATGACTCACAAATCTGGCGAGGTGGCGACCACTCATCACGTGCCGGGGAAACCTGGAGGTCTGGACGTCAAAGCTCTGAGAGCCTTCAGAGTCCTGAGGCCCCTCAGACTGGTTTCTGGAGTCCCCA gtCTGCAGATCGTGTTGAACTCCATCATGAAGGCGATGGTTCCTCTGCTCCACATCGCTCTGCTGGTTCTCTTCGTCATCATCATCTACGCCATCATCGGTCTGGAGCTCTTCATCGGACGCATGCACCGGACCTGCTACTACAAATCAGCAG AAACTTACGCGGAGGACGACCCGGTGCCGTGTGCGTTCGCTGGTAACGGCCGTCAGTGCAACGTTAACGGTACCGAGTGTCGGGGGCGATGGGACGGCCCCAACGGAGGAATCACCAACTTTGACAACTTCTTCTTCGCCATGTTGACGGTGTTCCAGTGCATCACGATGGAGGGGTGGACCGACGTCCTCTACTGG ATGAATGACGCCATCGGCTTTGAGCTGCCGTGGGTTTACTTCGTCAGTCTGGTGATCTTTGGCTCCTTCTTCGTTCTCAACCTGGTTCTGGGAGTCCTCAGCGG AGAGTTCAGTAAGGAGAGGGAGAAGGCGAAGGCTCGGGGAGACTTCCAGAAGCTGAGGGAGAAGCAGCAGATGGAGGAGGACCTGTGTGGCTACATGGACTGGATCACTCAGGCTGAGGACATGGACGAGCTGGACGAGGACGGAAACCCAC GTCCGTCTCTGGGAGATCTATCCGATAAGAAGAGAGGCAAGTTTGGATGGTTCAGTCACTCCACTGAAACACACG CGAGTCTTCCTGCCAGTGAAACGGCGTCTGAAAACACCGAAAACATCGACGAGGAACACACCAACTGCTGCCAGGCCTgctg CTCTCGGATGATGAAGATCAGCTGCTG tcGGACGCTGCGGCGCTGGAACCGAGTCTGTCGCAGGAACTGTCGCACCGCTGTCAAATCGGTGACCTTCTATTGGCTGGTTCTGCTGCTCGTCTTCCTCAACACCTCCCTCAGCGCCTCCGAGCACTACAACCAACCTGATTGGCTGACACAAGCCCAAG acATCGCCAACAAGGTGCTGCTGTCTCTGTTCACCGTGGAGATGCTGCTGAAGATGTACAGTCTGGGTCTGGCTCACTACTTCGTGGCGTTCTTTAACCGCTTCGACTGCTTCGTGGTGTGCGGCGGCATCGTGGAGACCATCCTGGTGGAGCTGGGCATCATGCCACCGCTGGGCATCTCCGTGCTGCGCTGCGTCCGCCTGCTGAGGATCTTCAAGGTGACACG CCATTGGACGGCTCTGTCCAATCTGGTGGCGTCCCTGCTGAACTCCATGAAGTCCATCGCCTCCCTGCtgctcctgctcttcctcttcctcatcatctTCGCTCTGCTCGGCATGCAGCTCTTCGGAGGGAAGTTCAACTTCGACGAGACGCAGACCAAACGCAGCACCTTCGACGCCTTCCCCCAGGCGCTGCTCACCTGCTTCCAG ATCCTGACCGGCGAGGACTGGAACATGGTGATGTATGATGGCATCATGGCGTACGGCGGCCCCGTGTTTCCAGGGATGATCGTGTGCGTTTACTTCGTCATCCTCTTCATCTGTGGTAACT ACATCCTGCTGAACGTCTTCTTGGCCATCGCTGTGGACAACCTggcaggaggagacggagacAAGAAGACAGA TAAGAAGACAGAAGGACCGAAGGAGGAGGTTGTAGGAGAAGGAAAggcagaagaggaagaagaagaagaagaagaagaagaagaagaagaagaagaagaagaagaagaagtgaag GTGGACATCGATGAAGACACCGAgtacgaggaggaagaggagctccCTGAAGGAGAAGACG ATGGAGGAGCCCAGTTAAAGATGGCCGACCTGGCTCCTCCTAAGGAGAAGGTTCTTCCTATCCCAGAAGGCAGTGCGTTCTTCTGCCTCAGCAAGACAAACCC tatCCGTAGGGCTTGTCACACTCTGATCCACCACCACATCTTCACCAACCTCATCCTCGTCTTCATCATCCTCAGCAGCTGCTCATTGGCTGCCGAGGATCCAATCAGAGCCCACTCATTCAGGAACAAC aTTCTGGGTTATGCGGACTACGCATTCACCTCCATTTTCACTGTGGAGATTCTGTTTAAG ATGATGGTCCACGGAGCGTTCCTCCATCAGGGCTCTTTCTGCAGAAACTGGTTCAACTTGTTGGATCTGCTGGTCGTCAGCGTCTCACTGGTCTCCTTCTTCCTTCA ctcCAGTGCCATCTCGGTGGTGAAGATCCTCCGAGTCCTCCGGGTGCTCCGACCTCTGAGGGCCATCAACAGAGCCAAAGGACTGAAG catgtggtccagtgtgtgtttgtggccatCAAGACGATCGGAAACATCATGATTGTCACGACGCTGCTGCAGTTCATGTTCGCCTGCATTGGAGTCCAACTTTTCAAG GGTAAATTCTATCGCTGCACAGACGAAGCCAAACACACTCCTGAACAGTGCAA aggGACCTTCGTGGTGTATAAAGACGGCGATGTGAGCCACCCGATGGTCAGAGAGAGGATCTGGCTGAACAGTGACTTTAACTTTGATAACGTGCTGATGGGGATGATGGCGCTCTTCACCGTCTCCACCTTCGAGGGCTGGCCCGC GCTGCTGTATAAAGCCATCGACGCTAACGGGGAGAACACTGGTCCCATCTACAACTACCGGGTGGAGATCTCCATCTTCTTCATCgtctacatcatcatcatcgcctTCTTCATGATGAACATCTTTGTGGGTTTCGTCATCATCACCttcagagagcagggagagcaGGAGTACAAGAACTGTGAGCTGGACAAGAACCAG CGTCAGTGTGTGGAGTACGCTCTGAAGGCTCAGCCACTGAAACTTTACATCCCAAAGAATCCGGTTCAGTATAAGTTCTGGTCCATCATCAACTCGACAGGATTCGAGTACGTCATGTTCGTCCTCATCCTGCTCAACACCGTCACTCTGGCTGTCCAg CACTATGAACAGTCTAAGACCTTCAGCCACATCATGGACATCCTCAACATGGTGTTTACTGGACTCTTCACTGTGGAGATGCTGCTGAAGCTGCTCGCTCTCAGACTCAGG CATTACTTTGTGGACGCCTGGAACTCGTTTGACGCTCTGATTGTGGTCGGCAGCGTCGTCGACATTGTGGTCACTGAGTTCAGT agtggGGAGGACAGCTCTCGGGTGTCGATCACCTTCTTCCGTCTGTTTCGAGTGATGCGATTGGTCAAGCTGCTGAGTAAAGGGGAGGGGATTCGTACGCTGCTGTGGACCTTCATCAAATCACTGCAG GCTTTGCCGTACGTCGCTCTGCTCATCGCCTTGATCTTCTTCATCTACGCCGTCGTCGGGATGCAG acgTTTGGGAAGGTAGCGATGCAGGATCTCACTCAGATCAACAGAAACAACAACTTCCAGACGTTTCCTCAAGctgttctcctcctcttcag GTGTGCTACAGGTGAGGCGTGGCAGGAGATCATGTTGGCCAGTCTTCCAGGTAAACGCTGTGACCCTGAGTCTGACTACGAACCAGGAGAAGAGTTCAGCTGCGGCAGCAACTTCGCCATCGTTTACTTCATCAGCTTCTTCATGCTGTGTGCCTTCCTg ATCATTAACCTGTTTGTCGCCGTCATCATGGACAACTTTGACTATCTGACACGTGATTGGTCGATTCTGGGACCGCATCATCTGGACGAGTTCAAGAGGATCTGGTCTGAATATGATCCAGAGGCCAA GGGTCGTATTAAACACCTGGACGTTGTGGCTCTGCTCAGGAGGATTCAGCCTCCTCTTGGTTTTGGGAAACTCTGTCCTCACAGAGTGGCCTGTAAG cgTCTCGTAGCGATGAACATGCCTCTGAATGCTGACGGGATGGTGACCTTTAACGCCACGCTCTTCGCTCTGGTTCGAACCGCCCTCAAGATCAAGACTGAAG GTAACCCTGACCAGGTGAACGAAGAGCTGAGGGTCATCATCAAGAAGATCTGGAAGAGGATGAAACCAAAACTACTGGATGAAGTTATACCACCACATGAAG AGGAGGAAGTGACCGTCGGGAAGTTTTACGCGACCTTCCTGATTCAGGATTACTTCAGGAAGTTCAGGAAGAGGAAAGAGCAGGGAGATCTGGATGGAGAGGCCGACGCCACCAACCCGTCTGCTATACAg ctgtgtaAAGCCGGTCTGAAGACTCTGCAGGATCTGGGTCCAGAGATGCGCCTGGCTCTGAACGAGGACCTGGATGACGAGGATGAGGCCTTGATGGAGGACGATGAGTTGGACGAGGACGTCGCATATCAG GGAGACGGGTTCGCACCAGAGAAAGATCGACGAGGCTCCATACTAACCACGCCCACTG GTCCTGGCGGTGTTGTTGGGGACGGCGGCGTGTCTAACGGAGGTCTGGTCCACCGGGTCGGTTCTCTCACCAAGATGCCCAACGGCAACGAACACGAAGAACATCTTCGCCGTGGAGACAACACAAGGTCATCCATCACTCATCACCATCACCGCCGCCCGTCAGTGAAGAATGGCGTGCTGGAACACGCCCACAAGAGGCCGTCATATCACAAACATCCACG GAGGGACTCCAGGGACAGGTACTGGAGGAACGGAGACATGGAGGCGTACGGAGAGCAGGGTTACTacagcagagaagaagacaaCGACAGCATCAGCTCCAGAGACAg ACATTACCCCGACGAGCCTCCTCTGTACAGAGACCACTACGATGGCCACTACACCAACAGTAGCTATGGTAACGGATACAGCGAGGCCAGGAGGACAACCCGGAGACGCCTACTTCCTGCCACGCCCACAG GTCGGAAGCCGTCATTTAACATCCAGTGTCTGAGGAGGCAGGGCAGCAGTGACGACCTGCCGATCCCCGGCACGTACCACCCCACCTCACCGCCACGCCGCACAAgcacacag cagaAGTTCAGCAGTTATGAGTCACGTCACTCGTCCGGTAATTCTTCGGTGGCCTCCTCGGCGTCCTGGGCAAACCCCTGTCCTCGCCGTGGTCGCCTCCTCTACGCTCCTCTCATcctggtggaggaggaaggcAGCCCACCGTGGGGGGGAGGAggcggagggggaggaggaggagtaggaggaggaggaggagagggaaagaagggaggagcaggaagag GTGTCAATTTGACAGGTGCAGCACCCAGACCGGCCTGGTACGGTGGCCCTGCAGGGACATCAG ctcctcctccgTACAGAGCGTACACCACCCTCAGAGTTCCCTCGCAGCTCGGTGCTCAGCTGACCGAGAAACGAGGATCAGCCGACAGTCTAGTGGAGGCG GTTCTGATCTCGGAGGGTCTCGGCCTTTACGCTCGTGATCCGAAGTTTGTGGCATTCGCGAAGCGGGAGATTGCCGACGCGTGTCACATGACGGTGGATGAGATGGAGTCGGCCGCCAGCGACCTACTCGGCACAGGGAGCCATGCTTTCCTCGGCAACACTGTTGCTGCTGACCCCGCCGCACTCTACAGCGACGAGGAGCCGATCAGGACGGGCCGCGACGAGGACGAGCTGGCCGACGAGATGACCTGTGTGACATCATTCTGA